The DNA window ATAAAATTGAAATAAAACCGGCAAGCACACAAAAAACCGCACCTAAAATAAGGAAGGAATAAAGTATGGGATGCCGGGACATGAATTTAAACGGGGGGCCTTATGGGCCCCCCGCTTTTTTTTAAGAGTTTGTTTTAAGAGTATCAAACAGCTTAACGGTTGCATCACCCTGTTGGGCATGGAAATCGCGCATATTGGCTTTTTCCTGGTCTTTTTCGTAAGCTTTTACGCTTAATAAAACCTTGTTGTTGCGATCGTCAAACTTTTTAACTTTAGCCGAAATCGTATCACCCACTTTAAACTTATCTTTGGGGTCTACTCTTTCGTGCGCCGATAAATCGGACAAACCAATGTGACCTTGCATACCGTCTTCAAGTTCTACGGTAACGCCTTTAGCGTCTACATCGGTTACTTTACCGGTAACATCGCGTCCCACACCAAACTTGCGAGTAGTAGCTTCACGAGGATCATCGGAAAGTTGTTTTAAACCTAAAGCAAAACGTTCGTTGTCTTTATCAACCGACAGAACAATAGCTTCAAGCTCTTGGCCTTTTTGGAATTTATCAGAAGGATGCTTTAAATCGCGATCCCAGGTTAAATCCGAAATGTGGATTAAACCGTCGATATCTTCGCCTTCAATGCCTAAGAACACACCGAAATCGGTAATGTTACGGATGGTACCTTTCACTTTGGTACCAGGCGTATAACGTTCGGCCAAGCCGTTCCAGGGATTAGCTTCCAGCTGTTTAACGCCCAGCGAGATGCGGCGGTTGCCACCGTCTACGTCTAAAATAACAGCTTCCACCGTATCGCCCACTTTTACAAGTTTGGACGGGTGTTTTACTTTTTTGCTCCAGGTTAATTCGGAAACGTGCACCAAACCTTCGATGCCGGCGGCTAATTCTACGAATACACCGTAATCGGTTACGTTCACGATTTTGCCGTTCACGCGTTCACCAGGAGTAAATTGCTTATCAACATCTTTCCACGGATCGGGTTGAAGTTGCTTTAAGCCAAGCGATACTTTTTCGTTGTCAGAATCGTATTTAAGGATAGCCACTTCAATTTCGTCACCCATCTTTAATACTTCCGAAGGATGATTCACACGGCCCCACGAGATATCGGTAATGTGGAGTAAGCCATCGATACCACCAAGGTCGATGAAAGCGCCGTAATCGGTAATGTTTTTAACAATACCTTTTACAATTTGGCCTTCACGCAAATTACCCAACAGATCTTTCTTCTGGCTTTCGCGTTCTACTTCCAAAATGGCGCGACGCGAGAGAACAATATTCCCTTTTGCCTTGTTGAGTTTTAAAATTTTAAACGTGTATTTTTGGTTGATAAGCTTGTCTAAGCTTTTAACCGGTTTAAGATCGATTTGAGAAGCAGGCAAGAAAGCCTTAATACCACCCAAATTAACCGACATACCGCCTTTAATTTTGTTAACCACAACGCCATCGATATTGCCGTTTTTCTCAAACACTTCGGCTACTCTGTCCCACGAACGAAGTGCATCGGCACGTTCTTTGGAGAGAACAATCACGCCATTGGCGTCTTCGATCTGTTCTACTACCACTTCAATTTCATCGCCGGGGGTAACCACGATTTGTCCTTCAAAGTTTCTAAATTCTTCTTTGTTAACAAAGCCTTCCGATTTGAAACCGACATTGATCATGACATTGTCGCGGTTTAAACCCACAACAA is part of the bacterium genome and encodes:
- a CDS encoding 30S ribosomal protein S1; the protein is MNTAEDFKTLFEESAKHMDVKEGGILKGVVVGLNRDNVMINVGFKSEGFVNKEEFRNFEGQIVVTPGDEIEVVVEQIEDANGVIVLSKERADALRSWDRVAEVFEKNGNIDGVVVNKIKGGMSVNLGGIKAFLPASQIDLKPVKSLDKLINQKYTFKILKLNKAKGNIVLSRRAILEVERESQKKDLLGNLREGQIVKGIVKNITDYGAFIDLGGIDGLLHITDISWGRVNHPSEVLKMGDEIEVAILKYDSDNEKVSLGLKQLQPDPWKDVDKQFTPGERVNGKIVNVTDYGVFVELAAGIEGLVHVSELTWSKKVKHPSKLVKVGDTVEAVILDVDGGNRRISLGVKQLEANPWNGLAERYTPGTKVKGTIRNITDFGVFLGIEGEDIDGLIHISDLTWDRDLKHPSDKFQKGQELEAIVLSVDKDNERFALGLKQLSDDPREATTRKFGVGRDVTGKVTDVDAKGVTVELEDGMQGHIGLSDLSAHERVDPKDKFKVGDTISAKVKKFDDRNNKVLLSVKAYEKDQEKANMRDFHAQQGDATVKLFDTLKTNS